Proteins co-encoded in one Papaver somniferum cultivar HN1 chromosome 5, ASM357369v1, whole genome shotgun sequence genomic window:
- the LOC113281356 gene encoding serine carboxypeptidase-like 45, whose product MNTSSAVSWRTTIAAVTTALLLHLTFISSLHVDRIIELPGQPKVSFQQFSGYVPVDARNQRSLFYYFTEAEIEPSTKPLVLWLNGGPGCSSLGVGAFSENGPFRPSGKALIRNEHSWNREANMLYLETPVGVGFSYSNDTNNYVSADDKITARDNLVFLKRWFLKFPQYKNRELFITGESYAGHYVPQLANLMMQFNKKENLFNLKGIALGNPVLEFATDFNSRAEYFWSHGLISDSTFTEFTSSCNYSRYVSEYYRGSVSSVCSRVMSQVSRETSKFVDKYDVTLDVCMSSVLSQSKIISPQQVPESIDVCVEDETVNYLNGRDVKKALHARLVGVRRWEVCSNVLDYDLLNIELPTISIVGSLVKAGIPVLVYSGDQDSVIPLTGSRKLVHALAKRLRLETTVPYRVWFQGKQVGGWTQVYGNILSFATIRGASHEAPFSQPERSLVLFKAFLEGRPLPEVLF is encoded by the exons ATGAACACATCTTCTGCAGTATCATGGAGAACTACTATTGCAGCTGTAACAACAGCATTGCTTCTTCATCTAACCTTCATTTCATCACTTCATGTTGACAGGATTATTGAGTTACCAGGACAACCCAAAGTCAGTTTCCAGCAGTTTTCTGGGTATGTACCAGTTGATGCAAGGAATCAAAGGTCTCTCTTCTATTACTTCACTGAAGCTGAAATTGAACCTTCTACGAAACCCCTTGTTCTTTGGTTAAATGGag GTCCTGGTTGTTCTTCCTTGGGTGTTGGTGCGTTTTCTGAGAATGGTCCTTTTAGACCAAGTGGTAAAGCTTTGATCAGAAATGAACATAGCTGGAACAGAG AAGCAAATATGTTGTATTTGGAGACACCAGTAGGAGTTGGATTTTCATACTCAAATGATACCAACAATTATGTCAGTGCTGATGACAAAATCACAG CCAGGGACAATTTGGTGTTCTTAAAAAGATGGTTTCTGAAATTCCCACAGTACAAAAATAGAGAACTGTTCATCACAGGGGAAAGCTATGCCGGTCATTATGTGCCTCAGCTTGCAAACTTGATGATGCAATTCAACAAGAAGGAGAACCTGTTCAACCTTAAAGGAATAGCT CTAGGAAACCCGGTACTAGAATTTGCAACTGACTTCAACTCAAGGGCTGAATACTTTTGGTCTCATGGTTTAATATCAGATTCCACATTCACAGAATTCACTTCATCTTGTAACTATTCTCGGTACGTTAGTGAGTACTATAGAGGTTCCGTTTCTTCAGTTTGTTCTAGAGTGATGAGCCAAGTGAGCAGAGAAACCAGTAAATTCGTAGATAAGTACGATGTTACACTCGATGTTTGCATGTCTTCGGTTCTCTCTCAGTCCAAAATCATTAGTCCCCAA CAAGTGCCAGAGAGTATCGACGTTTGTGTGGAAGATGAGACGGTGAATTATTTGAACGGTAGAGATGTTAAGAAAGCTCTCCACGCCCGTCTTGTTGGTGTTCGAAGATGGGAAGTTTGCAGCAA TGTTCTCGACTACGATTTACTTAACATCGAACTACCTACAATATCCATCGTGGGTTCACTTGTCAAGGCCGGCATTCCTGTCTTGGTATACAG CGGCGATCAAGATTCTGTTATCCCTCTAACGGGGAGCCGAAAACTTGTCCATGCGTTGGCAAAGCGATTAAGATTGGAGACAACAGTACCATACAGAGTTTGGTTTCAGGGGAAGCAG GTTGGTGGATGGACTCAAGTTTATGGTAACATTCTGTCTTTTGCAACAATCAGAGGAGCTTCACATGAAGCTCCATTCTCTCAGCCAGAGAGATCACTTGTGTTGTTCAAGGCATTTTTGGAAGGAAGGCCTTTACCCGAAGTACTATTCTGA
- the LOC113281357 gene encoding ATP-dependent Clp protease ATP-binding subunit ClpA homolog CD4B, chloroplastic-like, with the protein MARALVQSTNLSAVIVGENHGQLQGSSGKNKRTVKMMCNAQASTKRMQGFSGLRGSNALDSMVKSGMDFHSKVAAAISAPRGKGSRAVAKAMFERFTEKAIKVIMLAQEEARRLGHNFVGTEQILLGLIGEGTGIAAKVLKSMGINLKDARVEVEKIIGRGSGFVAVEIPFTPRAKRVLELSLEEARQLGHNYIGSEHLLLGLLREGEGVAARVLENLGADPSNIRTQVIRMVGESTEAVGAGVGGGSSGNKMPTLEEYGTNLTKLAEEGKLDPVVGRQPQIERVTQILGRRTKNNPCLIGEPGVGKTAIAEGLAQRIATGDVPETLEGKKVITLDMGLLVAGTKYRGEFEERLKKLMEEIKQSDEIILFIDEVHTLIGAGAAEGAIDAANILKPALARGELQCIGATTLDEYRKHIEKDPALERRFQPVKVPEPTVDETILILKGLRERYEIHHKLRYTDEALVAAANLSYQYISDRFLPDKAIDLIDEAGSRVRLRNAQLPEEARELEKELRQITKEKNESVRGQDFEKAGELRDREMDLKAQISALIDKGKERSKAESEAADTGPIVTEVDIQHIVSSWTGIPVDKVSSDESDKLLKMEETLHKRVIGQDEAVKAISRAIRRARVGLKNPNRPIASFIFSGPTGVGKSELAKTLAAYYFGSEEAMIRLDMSEFMERHTVSKLIGSPPGYVGYTEGGQLTEAVRRRPYTVVLFDEIEKAHPDVFNMMLQILEDGRLTDSKGRTVDFKNTLLIMTSNVGSSVIEKGGRRIGFDLDYDEKDSSYNRIKSLVTEELKQYFRPEFLNRLDEMIVFRQLTKLEVKDIADIMLKEVFERLKVKEIELQVTERFRDRVVDEGYSPSYGARPLRRAIMRLLEDSMAEKMLQGEIKEGDSVIVDVDGDGNVTVLNGSNTGIPDALPPSVPV; encoded by the exons ATGGCTCGGGCTCTGGTTCAATCCACGAACCTTTCGGCAGTCATTGTTGGTGAAAATCATGGACAACTTCAAGGATCTTCTGGAAAAAACAAAAGGACAGTCAAGATGATGTGTAATGCTCAAGCTTCGACAAAGAGAATGCAAGGTTTTTCGGGATTACGGGGATCCAATGCTTTGGATTCAATGGTAAAGTCTGGGATGGATTTCCACTCTAAGGTAGCAGCTGCAATCTCTGCTCCACGTGGAAAGGGAAGCCGTGCTGTGGCTAAAGCTATGTTTGAGCGCTTCACAGAGAAAGCTATTAAAGTTATCATGCTTGCACAAGAGGAAGCAAGACGCCTTGGGCACAATTTTGTTGGCACAGAACAGATATTATTGGGTCTTATTGGTGAAGGCACTGGAATTGCTGCAAAAGTTCTCAAGTCCATGGGAATTAATTTAAAGGATGCTCGCGTTGAAGTGGAGAAGATTATCGGCAGAGGAAGTGGATTTGTTGCTGTCGAGATACCATTCACTCCTCGTGCCAAGCGTGTTTTGGAACTGTCACTTGAGGAAGCGCGACAACTTG GCCATAACTATATTGGATCCGAGCACCTGCTTTTGGGACTGCTCCGTGAGGGTGAAGGTGTAGCAGCACGTGTGCTTGAGAACTTAGGTGCTGATCCAAGTAATATTCGTACCCAG GTTATCCGCATGGTAGGTGAGAGCACAGAAGCTGTTGGAGCTGGAGTTGGAGGAGGCAGCAGCGGAAATAAGATGCCTACACTTGAGGAATATGGTACTAACCTCACAAAACTGGCTGAAGAG GGTAAGCTTGATCCAGTTGTTGGTAGACAACCACAAATTGAACGTGTAACTCAAATATTGGGTAGGCGAACAAAGAATAATCCCTGCCTCATTGGAGAACCTGGAGTTGGAAAAACTGCGATTGCTGAAGGACTTGCTCAACGAATTGCAACTGGTGATGTGCCAGAAACTCTTGAGGGGAAGAAG GTCATCACCTTGGATATGGGTTTGCTAGTTGCGGGTACAAAGTATCGTGGAGAGTTCGAAGAGAGGTTGAAGAAACTGATGGAAGAAATTAAGCAGAGTGATGAGATAATACTCTTCATTGATGAGGTGCATACACTTATTGGAGCAGGAGCAGCAGAGGGTGCCATTGATGCTGCCAACATCTTGAAACCAGCTCTTGCCCGAGGAGAATTGCAG TGCATTGGTGCTACCACTCTTGATGAATACAGGAAGCACATCGAAAAAGACCCAGCATTGGAAAGAAGATTCCAGCCAGTAAAAGTGCCTGAACCAACTGTTGATGAGACCATACTGATTCTAAAAGGTCTTCGAGAGAGATACGAGATTCACCACAAATTACGATACACAGATGAAGCCCTGGTTGCTGCAGCGAACTTATCATACCAGTACATCAG TGATCGCTTCCTTCCTGATAAAGCAATAGACTTGATTGATGAAGCTGGTTCTCGAGTGCGACTACGTAATGCTCAG CTTCCTGAGGAAGCCAGAGAACTTGAAAAGGAATTAAGGCAAATTACAAAGGAGAAAAATGAATCTGTTCGCGGACAGGATTTTGAAAAG GCTGGGGAATTGAGAGACAGAGAAATGGATCTTAAAGCCCAAATATCAGCTCTCATTGACAAGGGCAAAGAAAGATCCAAGGCAGAGTCTGAAGCAGCTGATACAGGTCCAATTGTGACAGAGGTCGATATACAGCACATAGTCTCTTCATGGACTGGTATTCCCGTCGACAAGGTCTCCTCTGACGAATCCGATAAACTTCTGAAGATGGAAGAAACGCTTCACAAGAGGGTCATTGGCCAGGATGAAGCCGTTAAAGCCATTAGTCGTGCTATCCGCCGTGCCCGTGTTGGACTTAAAAATCCTAACAGACCAATTGCCAGCTTCATATTCTCTGGACCTACTGGTGTTGGAAAGTCAGAACTTGCTAAGACACTGGCTGCCTACTACTTTGGCTCCGAGGAAGCTATGATTCGGCTAGACATGAGTGAGTTCATGGAGAGACACACTGTTTCAAAGCTCATTGGGTCTCCACCTGGTTACGTCGGCTACACCGAGGGTGGTCAGCTGACTGAAGCAGTTAGACGCCGGCCTTACACGGTAGTCCTGTTTGACGAGATTGAGAAAGCCCATCCTGATGTCTTCAACATGATGCTTCAGATTTTGGAAGATGGTAGGTTGACAGACAGCAAGGGCCGAACCGTGGATTTCAAGAACACGCTTTTGATAATGACCTCCAATGTTGGAAGCAGTGTGATTGAGAAAGGAGGCCGCCGCATTGGGTTTGATCTCGACTACGACGAGAAGGACAGTAGTTACAACAGGATAAAGAGCCTCGTAACAGAGGAGCTCAAACAGTATTTCAGGCCAGAGTTCCTCAACAGGTTAGATGAAATGATTGTCTTCAGGCAGTTGACCAAGTTGGAGGTGAAGGACATTGCAGACATAATGTTGAAGGAGGTGTTTGAGAGACTAAAAGTCAAGGAGATTGAGCTCCAAGTAACAGAGAGATTCAGAGACAGAGTAGTTGACGAGGGCTACAGCCCTAGTTACGGAGCAAGACCGTTGAGGAGGGCAATTATGAGGCTTCTGGAAGATAGCATGGCCGAGAAAATGCTCCAAGGAGAGATTAAAGAAGGTGATTCAGTTATCGTGGATGTTGATGGCGATGGAAATGTGACGGTGCTCAATGGTAGTAACACTGGGATCCCCGACGCACTTCCTCCATCCGTTCCTGTGTAA